A single region of the Gracilibacillus caseinilyticus genome encodes:
- a CDS encoding glycine betaine ABC transporter substrate-binding protein, which yields MSSLDHIYCLEINFKGVYGEAENINTIVRKGLKEDMPEAYTILDQFKWELEDSESFLLESLDADVEKVAQQWVDEHQEAVAEWTKGVDKVDGISVEIPLTPWDSGRATANILKIVLEQQGFEVTLTTVDPAVMFEAIASGDADASTAAWLPITHGAFYEDYKEDIVDLGPNLEGASSGLVVPSYMEIDSIEDLKAAE from the coding sequence ATGAGCTCCCTTGATCATATTTACTGTTTGGAGATTAACTTTAAAGGTGTTTACGGAGAAGCAGAAAATATTAATACCATTGTTAGAAAAGGTTTAAAAGAAGATATGCCAGAAGCTTATACGATTCTTGACCAATTCAAATGGGAACTGGAAGACTCCGAATCGTTCTTATTAGAATCACTAGATGCAGACGTTGAAAAAGTAGCACAACAATGGGTCGACGAGCACCAAGAAGCCGTTGCTGAATGGACAAAAGGTGTTGATAAGGTAGATGGTATTTCCGTTGAAATTCCCTTAACTCCGTGGGATTCAGGGCGTGCTACCGCTAACATTTTGAAAATTGTCTTAGAGCAACAAGGCTTCGAAGTGACACTGACAACCGTTGATCCTGCTGTTATGTTTGAGGCAATCGCTTCAGGTGATGCAGATGCCTCTACAGCTGCATGGTTACCAATCACACATGGTGCGTTCTACGAAGATTATAAAGAAGATATCGTAGATCTTGGACCTAACTTGGAAGGTGCCAGTTCAGGATTAGTCGTACCATCTTATATGGAGATTGATTCGATTGAAGATCTTAAGGCTGCTGAGTGA
- a CDS encoding GrpB family protein has protein sequence MKKSIVELHHYNPEWANEFQYEKKRITAALGDKIIGIEHIGSTSIKGLKAKPIIDILAGVQDLREIHGFVSPLNEIEFEYVPKPEWKDRSFFRKGLWGQGTCHLHICEFNSKEWEEKLLFRDYLMQHPEAAGDYALIKEELAEKYKFDRQIYTKRKEPFIKGVIEKAKREITLFKNDGRESYERE, from the coding sequence ATGAAGAAATCTATCGTTGAACTTCATCACTATAATCCAGAATGGGCCAATGAATTTCAATATGAGAAAAAAAGAATTACTGCTGCACTGGGTGATAAAATTATTGGCATTGAACATATCGGAAGTACTTCAATCAAAGGACTTAAAGCAAAACCAATCATAGACATTCTGGCAGGCGTTCAGGATCTTCGCGAGATTCATGGTTTTGTCAGTCCATTGAACGAAATAGAGTTTGAGTATGTTCCTAAGCCTGAATGGAAGGATAGAAGTTTTTTTCGGAAGGGGTTATGGGGACAGGGGACTTGTCACCTGCATATTTGTGAGTTCAACAGCAAGGAATGGGAAGAGAAATTATTGTTTCGTGATTATCTCATGCAACATCCTGAGGCAGCTGGTGATTACGCTTTAATTAAGGAAGAACTGGCGGAAAAGTATAAGTTTGACCGGCAAATTTATACGAAGAGGAAAGAACCGTTTATTAAAGGTGTAATAGAGAAAGCGAAAAGGGAAATAACTCTATTCAAAAATGATGGGAGAGAATCCTATGAGCGAGAGTGA
- a CDS encoding serine hydrolase domain-containing protein, which produces MFLNGKSNHNFSPLLNHVYHTFNQVDCSGAATYIIQHDSVVLEEYIGKQSKLTNARLVQHDTQFHVASVRKSYIGFAVAYAVHSGYIQSIDDPVLKYLPELEVHTWGNTTIRHLLTHTHGLHQKEDKVFREHPAGDSWTYRQVGINALTEIVKRTTKLTISDILHKQVFHPLGFTESDWYADKHDKLVEVIVPRGQEEHWKISRDTAGGKPNMYVSARELAYWGYLHLMNGNVNGKQFVPEKMIQIATSVQSPIMRDGNMPQNGFLWFVKDLPAEKSEIGEKVPQGSFQILGYTGVTLLVIPSEDLVAVRMFNSFGSPEGYDYLSDVRSFGDTIMSCLKNNDSRIKVIRK; this is translated from the coding sequence TTGTTTCTTAATGGTAAAAGTAACCATAATTTTTCACCGTTGTTAAACCATGTTTATCATACATTTAACCAAGTTGATTGTTCTGGAGCAGCAACCTATATTATACAGCATGATTCCGTTGTGTTAGAAGAATATATAGGGAAACAATCAAAACTAACGAATGCAAGGCTAGTCCAGCATGATACGCAATTTCATGTAGCATCAGTAAGGAAAAGCTATATTGGTTTTGCGGTGGCGTATGCTGTTCATTCTGGTTACATTCAAAGTATTGATGATCCAGTATTGAAATATTTACCCGAGTTAGAAGTGCATACATGGGGGAACACCACAATTAGACATCTGCTAACACATACTCACGGTCTGCATCAAAAGGAAGATAAAGTATTTCGGGAACATCCAGCAGGTGACAGTTGGACATACAGACAGGTTGGAATAAATGCTTTAACCGAAATAGTAAAACGAACAACCAAGCTGACAATTTCGGATATTTTACATAAACAAGTGTTTCATCCTTTAGGTTTTACGGAATCCGATTGGTATGCTGATAAGCACGATAAACTGGTAGAGGTGATAGTTCCACGTGGCCAGGAAGAGCATTGGAAAATCAGTAGGGATACAGCAGGTGGCAAACCAAATATGTATGTTTCGGCCAGGGAGTTAGCCTATTGGGGTTATTTGCACTTAATGAATGGAAATGTAAATGGTAAACAATTTGTACCTGAGAAAATGATCCAAATCGCGACATCTGTCCAAAGTCCAATAATGAGAGATGGTAATATGCCTCAGAATGGATTTCTCTGGTTTGTGAAAGATTTACCTGCTGAAAAATCTGAAATAGGGGAGAAAGTACCTCAAGGCTCCTTCCAAATCCTTGGTTATACCGGTGTGACATTGTTAGTGATTCCAAGTGAGGATCTAGTTGCAGTTCGTATGTTTAATAGTTTCGGTTCACCAGAAGGGTATGATTATTTATCAGATGTCAGGTCTTTTGGAGATACAATAATGAGCTGTTTGAAAAATAATGATTCGAGAATAAAGGTGATAAGAAAATGA
- a CDS encoding nucleotidyltransferase family protein, giving the protein MWTEEKIIKFIYEDKWMMEVLKAAKSLHLPDWWICAGFVRSKIWDTLHCYNERTLFSDIDVIYFDPTNTEVLEEKKLEEKLHSIIPDLPWSVKNQARMHLKNNTSPYSSSIDAISKFPETATALGLTLNHQDKVILTAPCGIDDVLHLEVKPTPFFKGSTERMDAYRERIFNKKWDETWNQLNIFCTD; this is encoded by the coding sequence ATGTGGACTGAAGAAAAAATTATTAAATTCATTTATGAAGATAAATGGATGATGGAAGTATTAAAAGCCGCAAAGTCCTTACATTTACCAGATTGGTGGATATGTGCAGGATTTGTGCGTTCAAAAATATGGGATACATTACACTGTTACAATGAGCGGACGCTTTTCTCTGATATTGATGTCATCTATTTTGATCCGACAAACACAGAAGTATTGGAGGAAAAGAAACTAGAAGAAAAGCTTCATTCCATCATTCCCGATTTGCCATGGTCTGTAAAGAATCAGGCAAGAATGCATCTGAAAAACAACACGTCTCCTTACTCCTCTTCGATAGATGCCATTTCTAAATTTCCCGAAACAGCAACAGCATTAGGCCTTACATTAAATCATCAAGACAAAGTCATACTAACAGCTCCTTGTGGAATTGATGATGTCCTCCATTTAGAAGTAAAACCGACACCTTTTTTCAAGGGATCAACTGAACGAATGGATGCTTATCGCGAACGCATATTCAACAAGAAATGGGATGAAACGTGGAACCAATTGAATATTTTTTGTACTGATTGA
- a CDS encoding immunoglobulin-like domain-containing protein: MKKNNDVEMTVTQNKYTSNLKDISLEIINKSDSSITFDFPYQLETYVNGSWYKIPFKNNKGWIMIGIVLKPNESYTQNISVKQLDFELSPGEYRIVKSFSEELIVSAEFLVE, from the coding sequence TTGAAAAAAAATAATGATGTGGAAATGACAGTTACCCAAAACAAGTACACCTCGAATCTAAAGGATATCTCGTTAGAAATTATAAATAAAAGTGACTCCTCCATAACTTTTGATTTTCCTTATCAATTGGAGACATATGTAAATGGATCGTGGTATAAAATCCCTTTTAAAAACAATAAGGGCTGGATAATGATAGGAATTGTACTAAAACCAAATGAATCGTACACACAAAATATTTCTGTTAAGCAACTTGATTTTGAACTGTCTCCTGGTGAATATCGAATTGTAAAATCGTTTAGTGAAGAATTAATCGTATCTGCGGAATTTTTGGTGGAATAA